In Streptococcus uberis, a single window of DNA contains:
- the rplO gene encoding 50S ribosomal protein L15: MKLHELKAAEGSRKVRNRVGRGTSSGNGKTSGRGQKGQKSRSGGGVRLGFEGGQTPLFRRMPKRGFSNINTKEYALVNLDQLNVFEDGTEVTPVVLKEAGIVRAEKSGVKILGNGELTKKLTVKAAKFSKSAEAAITANGGSIEVI, from the coding sequence ATGAAACTTCATGAATTAAAAGCTGCTGAAGGCTCTCGTAAAGTACGCAATCGCGTAGGTCGTGGTACTTCATCAGGTAACGGTAAAACATCTGGACGCGGACAAAAAGGTCAAAAATCTCGTAGTGGTGGAGGCGTTCGTTTAGGTTTTGAAGGTGGACAAACTCCATTGTTCCGTCGTATGCCAAAACGTGGATTCTCAAACATCAACACTAAAGAGTATGCTCTTGTTAACCTTGATCAATTAAACGTTTTTGAAGATGGTACTGAAGTAACTCCAGTTGTTCTTAAAGAAGCTGGAATCGTTCGTGCTGAAAAATCAGGCGTTAAAATTCTTGGTAATGGCGAATTGACTAAAAAATTGACTGTTAAAGCAGCAAAATTCTCAAAATCTGCTGAAGCAGCAATTACTGCTAATGGTGGTTCAATCGAAGTCATCTAA
- the secY gene encoding preprotein translocase subunit SecY, with product MFLKILKDALKVKTVRHKILYTIFIILVFRIGTHITVPGVNAKSLEQLSDLPFLNMLNLVSGNAMRNFSVFSMGVSPYITASIVVQLLQMDILPKFVEWGKQGEVGRRKLNQATRYISLVLAFVQSIGITAGFNTLSSVALVSTPNVKTYLLIGALLTTGSVIVTWLGEQITDKGFGNGVSMIIFAGIISSIPNAIATVHEDYFVNVKSGDVQSSYLVVGILILAVLAIVFFTTFVQQAEYKIPIQYTKLVQGAPTSSYLPLKVNPAGVIPVIFASSITTIPSTLIPFFQNGRDIPWLTKLQELLNYQTPTGMIVYAFLIILFSFFYTFVQVNPEKTAENLQKNSSYIPSVRPGRETEQYMSSLLKKLATVGSIFLAFISLAPIAAQQTLNLSSGIALGGTSLLILISTGIEGMKQLEGYLLKRKYVGFMNTAE from the coding sequence ATGTTCTTAAAAATACTAAAAGATGCACTGAAGGTAAAGACAGTTAGACATAAAATACTCTATACGATCTTTATCATTCTCGTATTCCGAATCGGTACACATATAACGGTTCCTGGTGTAAATGCCAAGAGCTTAGAGCAACTGAGTGATCTTCCCTTTCTTAATATGTTGAACTTGGTAAGTGGTAATGCCATGAGAAACTTCTCAGTTTTCTCAATGGGGGTAAGTCCTTACATTACTGCTTCCATTGTTGTTCAATTATTGCAAATGGATATTTTGCCAAAATTCGTTGAATGGGGCAAACAAGGCGAAGTTGGTAGACGTAAGCTTAATCAAGCTACTCGTTACATCTCTTTAGTTCTAGCATTTGTTCAATCAATAGGTATTACAGCAGGGTTCAACACCTTATCGAGTGTAGCTCTGGTGTCGACACCAAATGTCAAAACATACTTGTTAATTGGTGCACTATTGACAACAGGAAGTGTTATTGTAACCTGGCTTGGGGAACAAATTACAGATAAAGGATTTGGAAATGGTGTTTCAATGATCATCTTTGCAGGTATCATTTCATCTATTCCAAATGCCATAGCGACAGTTCACGAAGATTATTTTGTCAATGTCAAATCGGGCGATGTTCAATCATCCTATCTTGTCGTTGGTATCTTAATTTTAGCGGTACTAGCCATTGTTTTCTTTACAACATTTGTTCAACAAGCAGAATACAAAATCCCAATCCAATATACAAAACTTGTTCAGGGTGCACCAACAAGTTCGTATCTTCCCTTAAAGGTTAATCCAGCTGGCGTTATTCCCGTTATCTTTGCGAGCTCGATTACTACAATCCCAAGTACTCTTATTCCGTTTTTCCAAAATGGTAGAGATATTCCATGGTTAACCAAATTACAAGAATTGCTAAACTATCAAACCCCAACCGGAATGATTGTTTACGCATTTCTAATAATCTTGTTCTCATTCTTCTATACCTTTGTCCAAGTAAATCCTGAGAAAACAGCTGAAAATCTACAGAAGAACTCTTCTTATATCCCGAGCGTTAGACCTGGAAGAGAAACAGAGCAATATATGTCATCCTTGCTGAAAAAATTAGCAACGGTTGGCTCGATTTTCCTTGCGTTTATTTCGCTTGCGCCAATAGCAGCGCAGCAAACACTTAATTTATCCTCAGGCATTGCCTTAGGTGGAACAAGTTTACTCATTTTGATATCAACGGGCATTGAAGGAATGAAACAACTTGAAGGCTATCTTCTGAAAAGAAAATATGTCGGATTTATGAATACAGCAGAATAG
- a CDS encoding adenylate kinase — MNLLIMGLPGAGKGTQAAKIVEEFGVIHISTGDMFRAAMANQTEMGLLAKSYIDKGDLVPDEVTNGIVKERLSQDDIKEKGFLLDGYPRTIDQAHALDATLADLGLKLNGVVNIDVDPNSLVERLSGRIIHKKTGETFHKIFNPPAGDYDENDYYQREDDKPETVKRRLDVNIAQGQPIIDHYRKSGIVHDIQGNQEISEVFVDIKKVIESLA, encoded by the coding sequence ATGAATCTATTAATTATGGGTTTACCAGGTGCAGGTAAAGGTACTCAAGCAGCTAAAATTGTTGAAGAGTTTGGTGTCATTCATATTTCAACAGGTGATATGTTCCGTGCTGCCATGGCTAATCAAACTGAAATGGGTTTGTTAGCAAAATCTTACATTGATAAAGGTGATTTAGTACCAGATGAAGTTACTAATGGTATCGTAAAAGAACGTTTATCACAGGACGATATCAAGGAAAAAGGTTTCTTGCTTGACGGTTATCCACGTACCATTGACCAAGCACATGCCTTAGATGCAACACTTGCTGATCTTGGTTTGAAATTAAATGGTGTCGTTAATATTGATGTGGATCCTAATTCACTTGTAGAGAGACTAAGTGGTCGTATCATCCATAAAAAAACGGGTGAAACATTCCATAAAATCTTTAACCCACCTGCAGGTGATTATGACGAAAACGACTATTATCAACGAGAAGATGACAAACCTGAAACCGTTAAACGTCGTTTAGATGTTAATATCGCACAAGGTCAGCCAATCATTGATCATTATCGTAAGAGTGGAATTGTTCATGATATCCAAGGAAATCAAGAAATTTCAGAAGTTTTTGTTGATATCAAAAAAGTCATTGAAAGCTTAGCGTAA
- the infA gene encoding translation initiation factor IF-1: MAKEDVIEIEGKVVETMPNAMFTVELENGHQILATVSGKIRKNYIRILVGDRVTVEMSPYDLTRGRITYRFK, translated from the coding sequence GTGGCAAAAGAAGACGTGATTGAAATTGAAGGTAAAGTTGTTGAAACGATGCCTAATGCAATGTTTACTGTTGAATTAGAAAATGGACACCAAATTCTAGCAACTGTTTCAGGAAAAATCCGTAAAAATTACATTCGTATTTTAGTTGGTGATCGTGTGACAGTAGAAATGAGTCCATATGACTTAACACGTGGACGTATCACATACCGCTTTAAATAA
- the rpmJ gene encoding 50S ribosomal protein L36 → MKVRPSVKPICEYCKVIRRNGRVMVICPTNPKHKQRQG, encoded by the coding sequence ATGAAGGTAAGACCATCGGTTAAACCAATTTGCGAATACTGTAAAGTAATTCGTCGTAACGGTCGTGTTATGGTAATTTGTCCAACAAATCCAAAACACAAACAACGTCAAGGATAA
- the rpsM gene encoding 30S ribosomal protein S13, translating into MARIAGVDIPNDKRVVISLTYVYGIGLATSKKILAAAGISEDVRVKDLTSDQEDAIRREIDSIKVEGDLRREVNLNIKRLMEIGSYRGIRHRRGLPVRGQNTKNNARTRKGKATAIAGKKK; encoded by the coding sequence ATGGCTCGTATAGCTGGAGTTGATATTCCAAATGATAAACGCGTAGTAATTTCACTTACATATGTTTATGGTATTGGTCTTGCAACATCTAAAAAAATCTTAGCTGCTGCTGGAATCTCAGAAGATGTTCGTGTTAAAGATTTAACATCAGATCAAGAAGATGCAATTCGTCGCGAAATCGATTCAATCAAAGTTGAAGGTGACCTTCGTCGTGAAGTGAACTTGAACATTAAACGTTTGATGGAAATCGGATCATATCGTGGAATTCGTCATCGTCGTGGACTACCTGTCCGTGGACAAAATACAAAAAACAACGCTCGCACTCGTAAAGGTAAAGCTACCGCGATTGCAGGTAAGAAAAAATAA
- the rpsK gene encoding 30S ribosomal protein S11, giving the protein MAKPTRKRRVKKNIESGVAHIHATFNNTIVMITDVHGNALAWSSAGALGFKGSRKSTPFAAQMAAEAAAKSAQEHGLKTVEVTVKGPGSGRESAIRALAAAGLEVTAIRDVTPVPHNGARPPKRRRV; this is encoded by the coding sequence TTGGCTAAACCAACACGTAAACGTCGTGTGAAAAAGAACATCGAATCTGGTGTTGCCCATATTCACGCTACATTTAACAACACTATTGTTATGATTACAGATGTTCACGGTAATGCTCTTGCATGGTCATCAGCTGGTGCTTTAGGTTTTAAAGGTTCTCGTAAATCAACACCTTTTGCTGCTCAAATGGCTGCGGAAGCTGCTGCGAAATCTGCGCAAGAACACGGACTTAAAACTGTTGAAGTTACTGTAAAAGGTCCTGGTTCAGGTCGTGAATCTGCTATTCGTGCACTTGCTGCTGCAGGTCTTGAAGTGACTGCTATTCGTGACGTGACTCCTGTGCCGCATAACGGTGCTCGTCCTCCAAAACGTCGTCGTGTATAA
- a CDS encoding DNA-directed RNA polymerase subunit alpha: MIEFEKPTITKIDENKDYGRFVIEPLERGYGTTLGNSLRRVLLSSLPGAAVTSIKFDGVLHEFDTIPGVREDVMQIILNIKGLAVKSYVEDEKMIELDVEGPAEVTAGDILTDSDIELVNPDHYLFTIAEGHSLKATMTVAKKRGYVPAEGNKKDDAPVGTLAVDSIYTPVKKVNYQVEPARVGSNDGFDKLTIEIMTNGTIIPEDALGLSARVLIEHLNLFTDLTEVAKATDVMKETEKVNDEKVLDRTIEELDLSVRSYNCLKRAGINTVFDLTEKSEPEMMKVRNLGRKSLEEVKVKLADLGLGLKNDK; the protein is encoded by the coding sequence ATGATTGAGTTTGAAAAACCAACAATAACAAAAATTGATGAAAATAAAGATTACGGAAGATTTGTCATCGAACCGCTAGAACGTGGTTACGGAACAACTCTAGGTAATTCTCTTCGTCGTGTACTCTTGTCTTCACTTCCAGGTGCAGCAGTAACATCAATTAAATTTGATGGAGTATTACACGAATTTGATACAATCCCAGGTGTACGTGAAGATGTCATGCAAATAATCCTTAACATTAAGGGACTTGCTGTAAAATCTTACGTAGAAGACGAAAAGATGATCGAACTTGATGTTGAAGGGCCAGCGGAAGTGACAGCTGGAGATATTTTAACTGATAGCGACATTGAACTTGTTAACCCAGATCATTATCTCTTTACCATTGCTGAAGGACATTCCCTTAAAGCGACAATGACTGTTGCTAAAAAACGTGGTTATGTACCTGCAGAAGGCAATAAAAAAGATGATGCACCTGTTGGGACTTTGGCTGTTGATTCAATCTACACGCCAGTTAAAAAAGTTAACTATCAAGTTGAACCTGCTCGTGTCGGTAGCAATGACGGCTTTGATAAATTAACGATTGAAATCATGACAAATGGAACAATCATTCCTGAAGATGCATTAGGACTTTCTGCTCGAGTTTTAATTGAACACTTAAATCTTTTCACGGATTTAACTGAAGTTGCCAAAGCAACAGATGTTATGAAGGAAACTGAAAAAGTGAACGATGAAAAAGTACTTGATCGCACAATTGAGGAACTTGATTTATCCGTACGCTCTTATAACTGTTTGAAACGTGCAGGGATTAATACTGTATTTGATCTAACAGAGAAATCTGAGCCTGAAATGATGAAAGTCCGTAACCTCGGACGCAAGAGTCTTGAAGAAGTTAAGGTTAAACTTGCTGATTTAGGTCTCGGACTAAAAAACGATAAATAA
- the rplQ gene encoding 50S ribosomal protein L17: MAYRKLGRTSSQRKAMLRDLTTDLLINESIVTTEARAKEIRKTVEKMITLGKRGDLHARRQAAAYVRNEIASENYDEATDKYTSTSALQKLFNEIAPRYAERNGGYTRILKTEPRRGDAAPMAIIELV, translated from the coding sequence ATGGCTTACCGTAAACTAGGACGCACTAGCTCACAACGTAAAGCAATGCTTCGTGATTTAACGACTGATCTTTTAATCAACGAATCTATTGTAACAACTGAAGCACGTGCAAAAGAAATCCGTAAAACAGTTGAAAAAATGATTACACTTGGTAAACGTGGTGATCTTCATGCTCGTCGTCAAGCAGCAGCTTATGTACGTAATGAAATCGCATCAGAAAACTATGATGAAGCTACTGATAAGTATACATCTACTTCAGCACTTCAAAAACTTTTCAATGAAATCGCACCTCGTTATGCTGAACGTAATGGTGGATACACTCGTATTCTTAAAACAGAACCGCGCCGTGGAGATGCTGCTCCAATGGCAATCATCGAATTAGTATAA